Sequence from the Terriglobia bacterium genome:
ATGGAAGACTCCGTGCTTCGCCGCCTGCTGCCGTTGCTGGACGGCACGCGCGACCATGCACAGTTGCTGAGCGATCTGCGCCAGTGTGTCAACGGCGATCAGGAGGTCACCGCCGAGACGATGGGGAAAGCATTGAAGACGCTGGCGGCCTACGGGATGCTGATGGGCTAGGATCTCGCCTATTTCTTTGCGAGATACTCCCTGGCGCGGTGCAGCTCCGGACCTTCATTCGCCTTTCCGCAGACATCCAGCAGCTTGGCGTAGAAGTCGCGAGCCTTGGCAACCTGACCGGCCTGTTCGGCGGCGCGCGCCGCCCCGTACAACCCGTTGAATCGGTTGGGCGCAGTCTTCAACGACGTTTCGTACTCGGCCAGGGCAGCCGCCGGTTGCATCAGCTCCAACAGGAAGTCGCCCAGCAATTCGCGCGCGGGCACGACCGGACCGGGGGTCATCGGGTCCTTGTCGCTGGTGTCCTCCAGTTCGGCGGCGGAGCGCATCAAGGGAAGGGCCTGGTCGTCCTTGCCCTCAAGGTGGAGAAGCCACGCCGCAGCCTCGCGACGCTGAATCTCGACTTGGCCGGCCCAGTACTGGCTGGGAGCCTCCTTCGACGCGAGCAGAGTGTTCTCGAGCGACTGAAGCTTATCCACATCGAAGCGTGCGGCGTCCAGGTCCCCCATGTGCGCGGCGCCGAGAGCACGCGCCCACCAGGTGATGGCTTCTGCGGCGGGCCAGGTGCCGGTCCGCGGCATCAGGAAGGCGGCTCCGGTCCAGTGGCGGCGCTCGACGGTGAAGCGAGCGGGAATGGCAGCCAGCGCGTACCAGGACTTGGGGCTGGGGGCCTGCGGATTAGTAAGGATGGTTGCCTCCTCCAAGACGCGGCGAGCCTCGCCTTCCTGCCCGCTTTGCAGAAAGGCGTAAGCCAGGTAGTCCATGGCGTGCAGGCGCTCGTCCCAGGGACCGGGCAGGCGCGCCTGGAGTTCGTAGTCGCGTGCCGCGGCCGCGGAGGCAAGGTTCGAGGAGATGGCCTCCTGCCAGTAGCCCAGGCGAACGAAGATGTGCGACGGCATGTGCAACGCGTGCGGCACGTCGGGAGCAATCTTGGCGTAAGCGCGCGCGGCTCCCAGCCCCTGCTGCGCAAGGACCGGGTTGTCGTAGCTGTGGATGATGAAGTGTGTGAGCCCGGGATGGTTCGGCTGCAGCGGGTAGATCTTTTCCAGAATCGCGCCCGCCTGCTTCTGGTTGGCGAAAGTCTTGTCGGTCTTGGGAGCGGTAGCCAGCAACGCGAGGGCGTAGAGGATGGCACCTTCTCGGTCGTCGGGATAGCGGGCGCTCAGATCGGCCATGGCCTTCTCGTAAGCCAGGGCGCGGGCACGATGCTCGAGTTTGTCGGAGTCTTTGTAGAAGGCTTCGATGGCTGCGATGTAAGCGCGCTCGCGGTCGGTTGAGGCGCCGACGGCCCTGGCCTTCTCCACCGCCGCCAATCCCAGCTTCAGCTCTTCCTTATTGGGAGGCGGGGTCCAAAGCTGGTGCCAGCCGCTCATGGCGACGCCCCAGTAAGCCATCGCACAGCGCGGGTCGGTGTCGGCGATGGCGGCGAATGCCTTGCCCGATTCCTCATACCAGAAGGAATAGAGCATGGCCAGCGCGACGTCGAATTGCTGCTGTGCGGAGGCCGAGCAGGAGATCGGGAAGTGAACCCTGCCCAGGCGCTCCATGTTCCCGAAGTGCGAATGCTGATGCTCGTCGGCGAGAGCTGGAACGACCGCAAGGAAGAGAATGGCCGTGGTCAAGCAGGCCATGCGGAACGACATGAATCACCTCTCCGCTGTATCTTTCAAGACGTTAAGGAAGGTCGCCCGGAAAGTGGCGGGATTATAGCCGCGCGGTTCGTGTTTGCCTAGCGCGCATGGCGACCTAAGAGGAAGCGACGGCCGCGCTCTTGCCGTTGGAGATCATGGCGTAAATCTCCTCGGCGGTGCAGACCTCGTAGTAGAGGCGGTCGGTCCAGGACCTCAGAGTGAAATCGGCGGCGTTGATGTGCGGGATGCGTCCTTCGCGCACGGCGATGAGGTGGAAGCCGCCGGAGGGCACCGGCACCATGCCGGCGTAGATCTTCGCCGAGGTCTCGCCCAGCACGGTGGGGAGGGGCAGCTCGCGTTCCTCCAGCGAGATCTCGGTCTTCAGCTTATTGAAGGCGGCCTGGTTGATGTGGATGCCGCCGATGTTGTAGCGCACCAGGAATTCGTCGGGGATGCCGCCGGTGTCGGCGTCGTTCACCGTCTGGAAGGAGAAGACGGTGAACGGGGTCTGGTTGCCGGACAGGTAGTTGCGCGCGCCCTTGCTGCAGGAGGAGAGGCGGTCGCTCTCGTTGAGCGCCTTGGAGATCATGATGCGGTTGGTGCCGTCCATGAGGTACATGGGCGGCGAGTCCTGGAAAGAAATGCCGATGCCCAGCTCCAGGACGGGTAACCCCTGCTCCTGCGACTTGCGGTTATAGGCGCGGACGATGTCGATCATCTCCCTGGCCAGGACGCAGATCTGGGCGACTCCGAACTGGGCCTCGCCCTCGCGCTCGAACATGGCGAGGATGACGGCGTCGCCCTCGATGAAGACCTTGGTCGCGCCGTACTGCGGCAGCAGCTTGTTAATCGGGTCGTAGAAGTTCAAGGAGAAATACGAGGCCGGGTTGAGGCCGCGCTCGAACAGGGTGCGGGTGAGGGTGGTGGAGTCACGGATGTCGGCCTTGAGGACGACGTGGTCGATGACCTTCTCCTCGACCGGCTTCAGCTCCTCCGGCAGCAGGAACTCGTAGAGCGTGCTGTTGATGGAGGAGAGCTGGCGAAGGCGGTCATTGGCCAGGACATTGACCAGCTCGGTGGCCTCGTTGAGCGCCTCCAGGCGGCGCAGGTCGCGGTGGTAGCGCATGAAGTCCACCAGGAAGCGGCCGGCGATCTTGGCGCGGTCGCCGCCCTTCATGCCGTCGATACGCTTGATCGCGGTATGCAGGTTGGCCGGCGAGATCTTGCCGTGGCTCTCCAACAGGGCTTCCACGCGCTTGCGCTCGTCCTTGGAAATGAGCGCGTTCTTGAGCTGCTGGGCGTTGATGGGGGGCGAATACTGCGCCAGCAGAGGCACGACTTCGTAGGACGAGATGACGTGCCCCATGATGCCGGCGTTCTCCAGCGTGGTCTGCCACTCCTGGAGGACCGCCTTCTGGCCTTTGCCCTTGGGGGTGTTCTCGTCGGGAGCGCCGCCGGCCAGCAGCTCCTGGGCGTTGTCGGGCACGTTGAGCTGGTAATCGAGCGTGCCCTCGCTCTCGCCTTCCTTGAGCACGCCCAGGGCCTTCAGGAAAGAACAGGCGACCTCGAGCATGGTGCCGAAGCGGTCGGGATCGTTCTCGTAGTTGCCGAGCATGACGTAGTGCTCGGCGTTCAGGTAATCGTCGCGGCCGTCCTCGGTGAACAGCAGGCGGTTGAGGAAGAGATCGTACTCGTTCTTGTGATTCTCGCCGAAGAGGGAGCGGCGCATCTTTCCCAAGGTCTCTTTCTCAATGTCACGGACGGTGGTGAACATGTCCTGGCCGACACGGCGCAGGACAGATCTCTTGTTGACCTGGAAGTGCCAGAAGCGCTCGCGAACCTCTACCGCCTTCTGTGGGTTGGGCTGGCGCGGGCCCTCGAAGGTCTTGACCTTGGCGCTGCAGCGCTGCAGGACCTCGTTGTATTGCGTGGTCAGCTCGGTGCGCAGGAGCTTGACCACGGCCAGGCGGAGAAGCAGATCCAGGTGCTGGTTGTCGTCCGTCTTGGCGCGATTCAGGGCGCCGACGTGCAGCTCGGACATCATGCGCTTGAATTCGGCGGGGTCGGCGGGCTTCTCCTTCGGCTGCTGCTCGGCGGGGCGGATGACGGAGGGCGGGCGGTAGCTGATGGTCTGCTCCTGGACCAGGAGCGGCTCCACGTTGCCGTACTTGGCGATGAGGCGGACGATGTGCTGGCGGGCAGCGTCGCAGAATTTATGGCTGAGCCAGACGTCGTGGCGGACGTTGTCCACGCCGGTGACCAGGCCCAGGAGCGGGAGCTCCGGCTTGTACGTCGCCAAGCTGAGCTGGCGAAGGTGCTCCTCGAGGTTGCCGCGCTGTAGAAACGAAAATGGCATTGCCACGAACGGCCGCGTGCACCAGACGCACGCAGGCTGCCTATCGCGCCGGGGGCTTTAGCGGGCGAGAGTATCACCGTTGGGGCAGCCCTGCCAACGCTAGAAGCGTTACCCATCGAGTGCCGGCGCCCCGGCCTCAGTAGAAACCGGAGGCCTGGCTTTTCCTGCGGGCCGCCTCGAACTCGTCCGGCCGCTCCCAACCGATGAGAACGGGCAAAGTGGCGGCACGCCAGCCCAGCGCGAAGCCGAAGCGCAGGAGGACTGACCCGTCACCGAAATCAGCGTTGAAATCCGTTCGGACTGACGTTTTGGCTGCCTGCGTGGGCGAGATCCTTCGCTCGGCACGCCCTACCCCAGGGCGCGCCTCGCTCAGAATGACAGGGATGAAGATCTGTCGATAGTTCCTTCGATCCGCGACCGCGGATCAGTTCAGGGAGCCTCAACCGGCCTTGAATTCGGGGACGTCCTCGCCCGGCTTGAAGACCGGCTTAGGCTTGGCGCCGGCGGCCTGGGCCACCCGACGGTTGATTACCTCGATGCCCGCCTTCGACCAGCCCACGCTGGAGAGCGCGATGCCGCCATCGGGTTCGACCAGGAAGATGGTGGGGACATTGGTGAGTCCGTAGGCGTTCGAGGCCGTGTACTTGTCGGAGGGATCGATGCCCAGCGGGAAGGTGATGCCGTACTCGCGGGCAAAGGCCTTGGTGTCGATTCTGTCGTCCTGCGAGATGCCGAGGAACGTGAACTTATCACCGGGGTAGGCCTTGTAGATGCGCTCCAGGTAGGGGAGCGTCATCTGGCAGATGGGACACGAGATCTTGAAGAATGCCGCAATCACGGGGCCGCGCTGGAGTGATTCCCTAAGAGAAACGGCGCGGCCATCGGTGGTGGTGAGTTTGAGTTCCGGTGCGGTGACGCCGGTGACCAATGCTGCCATGAGCCTCCTCCGACTGACCGCTATTGGATGATCCGGAAGTGGCGAAGGATTTTCCTTGTGAGACCGGTCAGGGGCAGGCGGGAGAGACGGTGGAGCGGGACCCACTCGCCGCCGCGGGAGGCCGCCTTCACCACGCGCACGCGATAGTCGGTAGTGGTGATGGAGTGGCGGAACACGGCGGCGGGGCGGAGGTTGCCCCCTGCTGCCGGCGGGAGTTCCCACATCCCGGGCATCAGGCTCTCGGAGTCGGGCCGCCGGCGCAGGCGCAGGCAGCCGTTGCGCAAGGCCAGGGCATAGGCGATCGCGCGCCGGTGGCGCTTCTCGCTTGGGACAGCCGCCTCGGCTTTCGTCGCCGACAGGCGGGGCGCCTGTCCCACACGGCACCAGCGCGCGATCGGGCACTGGGGGCACAGAGGCGTGACGGGCAGGCAGATGGTCGCGCCCAGCTCCATCATCGCCTGATTGAAATCTCCCGGATTCTCATGGCACAGGAGATGCTCCGCCACATCCCACAACCCGCGCGGCGACGAACCGTTCAGCTCGAACAGGCGGCGCAGGATGCGCTCCACGTTGCCGTCCACCACGGCCACGGGTTCTGCGAAGGCGATGCTGGCGATGGCCGCCGCCGTGTAGCGTCCGATCCCCGGCAGTTGCTGCCATTCGGCCGCCGTGATCGGAAAGACGCCTTCGCGCTGGCGGACGATCTCGCGCGCGGCGCGGTGCAGCAGGCGTGCGCGGCGGTAGTAGCCAAGCCCGCTCCAGACGGCCAGCACTGCCGACTCCGGGGCACGCGCCAACGCTTCGGGGCTCGGGAACCGCCGCAGGAATCGCTCGTAGTGCTCCAGGACCGCGGCCACGCGGGTTTGCTGCAGCATGATCTCCGATACCCACGTGCAGTAGGGGTCGGAGATGCCGCGCCACGGCAGTTCCCGTTGATGAGCGCCATACCAGCGCAACAGTCGGCCGCGCAATGCGGTCAATGCCCGTGGCGGGAGCCCGGTCCGCTCAGTGAAGGCTGCGACGCTGTGCGGCATGAGTGACGATTCCTAGTCAGTCGCCGGGGTGTGCGCGCGCGAGATCAGCAACCAGTTCTTGTCGATCTTCTGCCAGGTGCTGGTCATGCGATACTTATTGGACGAAAGCGGCTTGCCGTCGCGGGTGGCGTTGATGTGCGCGACGTAGGTCACCACCACCACGTCACCCCCGCTGGGGCGGACCGTGATGTCACCCAGGGTGAGATCGGTGATCTGCAGGTGCTCGAAGTACTCCAGCGCCGCGAGCTTTTCGTGGATGCCGGTCGGACCGACATAGACGAACGTCGGCGCCACGTGCCGTTCCAGATCGCTCCAATCCTTTGCCTTCACCGTATCCCAGAAGAGCCGCTCCAGGTGCTCGCCACCGGTGGCGGAAGACCAGGCGCGGACCGGCTTGTCGCTCCACATGGTGCAGCCCGAGCAGAAGGTCAGGAGGAGGACAACTGCACAGGTCAGCGCAGCGCGTGGCGTCATGCCGGCGATTGTACCGCACAGGAACGTAAGCCCGAAGGGTGATTGAAAAAGCGCGGCACGGGCTGCCGCGCTATTCACAATCCACTACCCGGTCCTCAGCACTTCTTTCCGCAGATCTCCACCAGCTCCGGCTTGGCGCCATTGCCGTTGCCATTGCTCTTGGCCTTGGCGATCGCCGCGGTATCCAATTGGTTGAGCCGGGCCTCGAGCGGGACCGAGAACTTGCGCTCGATCTTCTCGCGGAAGACCGGCCCCGAGTTGTAGGCGCAGAAGGGGTAGATCAGTCCGTCGGGCGCCGAGTAGTGGATGACGCAGCGCTTCACGCGCTCGATGTCGTAATTGTAAGAATCCATGAAGTGCATGCACGACACCAGCAGGGTGCGGTAGCTGAACTTGCCGTCCATGCCGTCGCGGCCGAGCTTCTTGTCGGTAAAGCCCTGCAGGGTCTGGAGGAAGCGGGTGAAATCCAGCCCCGGCGGCGCGAACTCGGGCTTGAAGTGCTTGCGCAGCGAGTTCCAGGCGTCCAGCTTGTGGAAGAACTTGAAGTGCGCCTTCTCGGTCCTGGCGGCGATGCGGTCCATGTCGCGCAGGATCCCGGGCACGTCGATGAAGCGCGTCACCGGTACGGCCTTGCGGCTCTTCTCGTCCACGAACAGGTACGTCCCCAGCGAGCAGTGCGGATGGCAGGTCAGGGTGGTGATGGGCTCGCCGCGCATGGCCGAGACCAGGCGGGAGAACGGCGCCACGCAGGCCAGCGGGAACCAGTCGTCGTAGGTATCCAGCACGCCCGTCTGCTCCGATACGCAATGGGCCACGTCGGTCGAGGTGAATCGCTTGTCCGCCAGCTCGTTGCGGTTGATGCGCCCGGTAAAGGTCACGGGCTGGTACACGATGGCGGTGATCACGTCGATGTTGTCCAGCGCCAGTTGCAGGATCTTGCCGATCTCGTGGTCGTTCACGCCTTTGACGATGGTGGGAACGAAGACGATCTTCATGCCCGCCTGGCGCGCGCTCTCGATGCACTTAAGCTTCATCTCGTAGAGCGACTCGCCGCGGGTGCGCTGGTAGATCTCGTCGCAGGTACCGTCGAATTGCAGGTAGAGCGTGGTCAGGCCGTGGTCCCTGGCCTGGCGCGCGAAGGCGGGATCGGAGAGCAGGATGCCGTTGGTGGCGGCCTGCACGTGGCTGAAGCCCATCTCGCGCGCGGCAGCGCAGATTTCCATGAACTGCGGGTGGAGCGTGGGCTCACCGCCGGAAAACTGCACCACGCGCCCGGCCACCGGCTTCTCGTCGCGCAGGCGCTGGAGCATCCCCTTGATGGTCTCGAAATCCGGCTCGTAGAGGTAGCCCTGCACGTTGGCATTGGCGAAGCATACGGGGCAGGTCAGGTTGCAGCGGTTGGTCAGATCGATGTTGGCCAGGCCGGTGTGGGACATGTGCATGGAGCAGAGACCGCAGTCGTCGGGACAAATTGTGGCGTCTTGCACGGCGGGATTGGACAGGCCGCGGCCGTCGCCAAAGCTGAACTCCTCCGCCTTCAGGTACAGGCGGACGTCGGACCAGACCGTGTCCTTGAAATCGCCGTGGTCCGGGCAGGTCTTCTCCATCATGACCCGGCCGTTCTCTTCGAACAGGCGCGCGTCGATGACCCGGATGCATTCCGGGCAAAGCGACTGCGTGGTCTTGGGCAAGCCCTTTTGCAGCGGCTCGATGCGCGCACCGGTGTAGGTGGTGCGGGGCTGGAGGATGTTGAGTTCTTTCCCCGCCTTCACCGTCTTATGGCTTGCGACGCTCGGCATTGGTGTCTGGGTTTCCGGGATCGTCCGTGTGCTCACGCATTTCTCCTGTGCTGTTCGCGCAGTGGGCGGAAACACAGCCGCCTTCGCGGCACACGCCGGCCCCTGCCATCGCTACAGGGTCGCGCAACCGGACGCGGACGCGATGTGACCGCACTCACATCACCACGTGACGCCGGATACATGGGGCAGTGGAAAGCACACAGGGCGCAGCGAGTGGCAGGAAATTGCATCGAATGGCGCGAAAAAAACGACGCCGGAACCCGCGAAGGCAATAAAAAGGCCGCCGGAGGGACCGGCGGCCTCAATCAGGAGGTCGGAACCTAGTCGCCCGCGACCGGCTCCTCGACGTTCTCCACGGCCGGCTTGTGCCCGTTGCCGTTGCCGTTGCCGTTACCATTGCCGTTCCCGTTGGCGGGAGCGATGGTGGCCAGGGGCACGAAGCTCTCGGCGGTCTGGTCCTTGAGCACGTGCTTCTTGTACAGCTTCATCATCTCGGCGTGGTAGGCGGGGTCCTTCTCTTTCATCTTCTGGTCGCGCTGGCGGATCTTCTCTTCGCGCGAGTTCTTCGCGATGCCCATCTTGTCGAGGTCCTGCTGTTCTTCCTCGGTGATGAGGTCGCGATTGAGCGTGTACACGCTCTCCCTCGGCGCTTCGATCTGCACCTTCTTGCCGCCGGCGAAGATCTCGTGCCGCCCGTGCTCGTCATACCACTTGGTCAGGGTGGCGGTCATGTGCATCTTCTCGATGATGTTCCGCCAGCCGACGCCGGTGTTATACGCGCAGAAGCTGATCTCGCCTTCCTGCGTGGCGTAAGGGATGATGCACTGCTCGGTGCGCCGGAAATCGTAGTTCCACAGGTCCTGGAACCACATACCGGCGACGAAGAGGATGTTCCACCGGTCCTTGCGGCGCTTCTCCACGTCCTCGATGGTGCGGTCGGCGGTGACCTTGCCGTACGCGCCGCTTTTCGCCTTCTTGCTGGCGCCGAAGCCCTTATCGAACTTCATGAGCAGGTCGAAGATGGTGAAGTGTGGCGTGGTCTTGAAGGGGTTGTAGTTGCGCATCACCGCCAGGGCCATGCCCAGCAGCGAGAGTTTGCGCCCGCGGCCGGCGTCGGTGACCTTGGCCACGTCCTTGGCGAGCTGGTCGGCGTCCAGGAAGGCGGTGATCGGCGCCGCCTCTTTCGTTTCCTTGTCCACCATGATGCCCATGCCCACGCCGCAGTTGGGATGGCAGCCGCAGGAGAGCTGGCCCCAGGTCTCCTGGGGGCCGTGGAGGTGGTCGGCCCAGTCGGAGAAGGTGCTCATGAACGACAGCGGGAACCAGTCTCGGGTCGGCTCGCCGATGCCCACCTGGTCCTTCACGTCGTGCGCCAGGTGCGCCAGGGTGTAGCGCTGCGCGGCGCGGCGTTCCTCGGTGATCTCCTCGTCTCGGCCGGTGAACGACACCGGCTGGAAGGAGCAGAAGCTGATGACCTTGGGGTTATCAAGCGCGAACTTGATGATGCGCCCCACCTGCTCATTGTTGATGCCGTTGACGATGGTGGTGACCGGCACGATGTCCACCCCGGACTCGTACAGGTTCTCGATCGCCTTCATCTTCACGTCGAACAGGTTGCCCACCTTGCGGTGCGCGTTGGCGGCGTTGCCGATGCCGTCGAACTGGAGATAAGCGTAACGCAGCCCGGCTTCCGCCGCCTGCTTGCAGAATTCCTTCGACTTGGCGAACTCGATGCCGTTGGTCGCCGCCTGCACCGAGTTGTAGCCCACCTTGCGCGAGTAGCGCACCGCGTCCAGGAAGTACGGCGACAGCGTGGGCTCGCCGCCGGAAAACTGCACCGACATCTGCCGCTTCGGCTTGATGCTGATGGCGTTGTCCAGCATCGTCTTGATCTCTTCCCACGTCAGCTCATGGACGAAGCCCACCTGGTTCGCGTCCATGAAGCACGGGTCGCACATCATATTGCAGCGGTTGGTGAGGTCGATGGTAAGGACGGCGCCGCGGCCGTGAGTGATGGTGGAGGTGCCGTGGTGATGCAGGTGCTCGTCGGAGTGGGAGCGCATGTCGCGTCCGGGGAAGCTCTCTTCCAGGTGACGGAACATCACCGGGTCGATGGACATGACATCCTCGAAATGACCGTGCTTGGGACAGTCCTTCACCATCAGGATCTTGCCGTCGCGCTCGATGACCTGGGCCTTGATCTCTCCCGGATGCTCCGTCATCAGGATGTCGAGCGGGACATCGCCGTTGAGGATCTGCTTGCGGATCTCGGGCACGCACTTGGGACACAGGGAGTCGGTGGCGCGCGGCCAGCCGAGCGGCGGCTTGGTCTTCTGATACGACTTCAGGAGCGGCTTCTCGGACCACTTGGGCGTGAAGGCCGGATTGGGGGAGATCTGGTTAAACCTCTCGAAAACCAACCAGGCCCCATTGGCCGCAATGGTCAACGCCTTCTCGAAGTACTTGATCGGCTTGTGCATTTACACACGCTCCCTATGGATCAGACCTGACAAAACACAGCGGACAGCACAACGGGGGACGACACACGCCCGC
This genomic interval carries:
- a CDS encoding TlpA family protein disulfide reductase — encoded protein: MAALVTGVTAPELKLTTTDGRAVSLRESLQRGPVIAAFFKISCPICQMTLPYLERIYKAYPGDKFTFLGISQDDRIDTKAFAREYGITFPLGIDPSDKYTASNAYGLTNVPTIFLVEPDGGIALSSVGWSKAGIEVINRRVAQAAGAKPKPVFKPGEDVPEFKAG
- a CDS encoding A/G-specific adenine glycosylase is translated as MRGRLLRWYGAHQRELPWRGISDPYCTWVSEIMLQQTRVAAVLEHYERFLRRFPSPEALARAPESAVLAVWSGLGYYRRARLLHRAAREIVRQREGVFPITAAEWQQLPGIGRYTAAAIASIAFAEPVAVVDGNVERILRRLFELNGSSPRGLWDVAEHLLCHENPGDFNQAMMELGATICLPVTPLCPQCPIARWCRVGQAPRLSATKAEAAVPSEKRHRRAIAYALALRNGCLRLRRRPDSESLMPGMWELPPAAGGNLRPAAVFRHSITTTDYRVRVVKAASRGGEWVPLHRLSRLPLTGLTRKILRHFRIIQ
- a CDS encoding nuclear transport factor 2 family protein, whose protein sequence is MTPRAALTCAVVLLLTFCSGCTMWSDKPVRAWSSATGGEHLERLFWDTVKAKDWSDLERHVAPTFVYVGPTGIHEKLAALEYFEHLQITDLTLGDITVRPSGGDVVVVTYVAHINATRDGKPLSSNKYRMTSTWQKIDKNWLLISRAHTPATD
- a CDS encoding radical SAM protein; translation: MPSVASHKTVKAGKELNILQPRTTYTGARIEPLQKGLPKTTQSLCPECIRVIDARLFEENGRVMMEKTCPDHGDFKDTVWSDVRLYLKAEEFSFGDGRGLSNPAVQDATICPDDCGLCSMHMSHTGLANIDLTNRCNLTCPVCFANANVQGYLYEPDFETIKGMLQRLRDEKPVAGRVVQFSGGEPTLHPQFMEICAAAREMGFSHVQAATNGILLSDPAFARQARDHGLTTLYLQFDGTCDEIYQRTRGESLYEMKLKCIESARQAGMKIVFVPTIVKGVNDHEIGKILQLALDNIDVITAIVYQPVTFTGRINRNELADKRFTSTDVAHCVSEQTGVLDTYDDWFPLACVAPFSRLVSAMRGEPITTLTCHPHCSLGTYLFVDEKSRKAVPVTRFIDVPGILRDMDRIAARTEKAHFKFFHKLDAWNSLRKHFKPEFAPPGLDFTRFLQTLQGFTDKKLGRDGMDGKFSYRTLLVSCMHFMDSYNYDIERVKRCVIHYSAPDGLIYPFCAYNSGPVFREKIERKFSVPLEARLNQLDTAAIAKAKSNGNGNGAKPELVEICGKKC
- a CDS encoding radical SAM protein, which gives rise to MHKPIKYFEKALTIAANGAWLVFERFNQISPNPAFTPKWSEKPLLKSYQKTKPPLGWPRATDSLCPKCVPEIRKQILNGDVPLDILMTEHPGEIKAQVIERDGKILMVKDCPKHGHFEDVMSIDPVMFRHLEESFPGRDMRSHSDEHLHHHGTSTITHGRGAVLTIDLTNRCNMMCDPCFMDANQVGFVHELTWEEIKTMLDNAISIKPKRQMSVQFSGGEPTLSPYFLDAVRYSRKVGYNSVQAATNGIEFAKSKEFCKQAAEAGLRYAYLQFDGIGNAANAHRKVGNLFDVKMKAIENLYESGVDIVPVTTIVNGINNEQVGRIIKFALDNPKVISFCSFQPVSFTGRDEEITEERRAAQRYTLAHLAHDVKDQVGIGEPTRDWFPLSFMSTFSDWADHLHGPQETWGQLSCGCHPNCGVGMGIMVDKETKEAAPITAFLDADQLAKDVAKVTDAGRGRKLSLLGMALAVMRNYNPFKTTPHFTIFDLLMKFDKGFGASKKAKSGAYGKVTADRTIEDVEKRRKDRWNILFVAGMWFQDLWNYDFRRTEQCIIPYATQEGEISFCAYNTGVGWRNIIEKMHMTATLTKWYDEHGRHEIFAGGKKVQIEAPRESVYTLNRDLITEEEQQDLDKMGIAKNSREEKIRQRDQKMKEKDPAYHAEMMKLYKKHVLKDQTAESFVPLATIAPANGNGNGNGNGNGNGHKPAVENVEEPVAGD